A single Pedobacter sp. PACM 27299 DNA region contains:
- a CDS encoding Crp/Fnr family transcriptional regulator, which translates to MCSIEAMTAVTVYAISLPYFRALLKKDIALNNLLLEVFAERIVNTSSRASYQQLYTTEYTLAKLLKLQSKQEIEIPREDMAAYLGITIRSLNRSIKNLGAGLGTVPLLNFYFIYV; encoded by the coding sequence TTGTGCAGTATTGAAGCAATGACAGCAGTGACTGTTTATGCGATATCCCTCCCTTACTTTCGTGCTTTACTTAAAAAGGACATCGCTTTAAACAATTTATTGCTCGAAGTTTTTGCAGAGCGTATTGTGAATACCTCCAGTAGGGCATCCTATCAGCAATTGTATACCACAGAATATACTTTAGCAAAATTGCTGAAATTGCAGTCCAAGCAAGAAATCGAAATACCTAGAGAAGATATGGCCGCTTATTTAGGGATTACGATAAGAAGCCTAAATAGATCCATAAAGAATTTAGGAGCTGGGCTGGGTACCGTGCCTTTGCTGAACTTCTACTTTATATATGTGTAA
- the yiaA gene encoding inner membrane protein YiaA, whose translation MNQKPSSAFIGASWVALMAGFAAYNIGLFNATMQLNEKGYYFTILIFGVFAAISVQKCVRDRLEGIPVTNIYYGIAWFCTILSIALLAIGLWNATLALSEKGFYAMAFLLTIFASIAVQKNTRDSISAEPNSDKGI comes from the coding sequence ATGAATCAAAAACCATCAAGTGCATTTATTGGGGCCTCCTGGGTCGCTTTAATGGCAGGATTTGCTGCTTACAATATTGGTCTTTTCAATGCGACCATGCAATTGAACGAAAAGGGGTATTATTTTACCATCCTTATTTTCGGTGTGTTTGCCGCAATTTCTGTACAAAAATGCGTTCGTGACCGATTAGAGGGCATCCCGGTAACTAATATTTATTATGGAATCGCATGGTTCTGCACAATTCTTTCTATCGCATTATTAGCAATAGGCTTATGGAATGCTACACTTGCTTTAAGTGAAAAAGGATTTTATGCTATGGCATTCTTACTGACAATTTTCGCTTCTATTGCTGTACAGAAGAACACTAGAGATAGTATTTCAGCTGAACCTAATAGCGACAAAGGAATTTAA
- a CDS encoding DUF6629 family protein, with amino-acid sequence MCFSATASFTAGAGLLVVGGIALIKAKTIPQYVLACIPILFAVQQAMEGFLWLTLSHAAYAPWTDLTMYLFLGFAQTVWPILVPLSMLLFEKDPGRKKILLVLLATGVLAALYLGYSLLNFKASARIEEHHIRYSLEFPFQSKLLRGIPYMLATAISPFFSSHKLLRMLGWTLVISYVVTAIFYTNYLTSVWCFFGSILSMLILFIITRQNSGNLKPIPVAKLFTRP; translated from the coding sequence ATGTGTTTTTCTGCTACAGCGAGTTTTACAGCAGGTGCTGGCCTGCTAGTGGTAGGCGGTATTGCCTTGATAAAAGCTAAAACAATCCCACAATATGTACTCGCTTGCATTCCGATCCTTTTTGCAGTGCAACAGGCTATGGAGGGATTCTTATGGCTGACACTTTCGCATGCGGCTTATGCACCCTGGACTGACCTTACCATGTACCTATTCCTGGGATTTGCCCAGACCGTCTGGCCCATATTGGTTCCCTTATCAATGCTGTTGTTTGAAAAAGATCCGGGTAGGAAGAAAATTTTGTTAGTCCTGTTAGCCACTGGGGTATTGGCAGCTTTATACCTTGGCTATTCGCTATTGAATTTTAAAGCTTCGGCTAGAATAGAGGAACACCACATCAGATACTCACTGGAATTTCCTTTCCAGAGCAAACTGCTCAGAGGCATTCCTTATATGTTGGCTACGGCAATTTCACCATTCTTCTCCAGTCATAAATTGCTCAGAATGTTGGGCTGGACACTTGTCATTTCCTATGTGGTCACGGCAATCTTTTATACCAACTACCTTACCTCTGTATGGTGCTTCTTCGGCTCGATATTGAGCATGCTGATTCTTTTCATCATCACAAGGCAGAATTCTGGAAATTTAAAACCTATACCCGTCGCTAAGTTGTTTACTAGGCCATAA
- a CDS encoding RNA polymerase sigma factor, which translates to MDSRCVKNLSAFTDAELAILIAEGDALAYTEIYNRYSAVLCVFAYKRLGNREEARDLVHELFLCLWRKRTEMSVTVTMSTYLFTAIRNRMLDLISHKKVSSKYVNSFQNYCTNTENHSADHLVRHNQLLALIEKEIAALPPKMRQVFEFSRKSSYNRKEIAAELGLSEQTVKSHLQHALKILKLKLGTIVSIVMSFLHLFFI; encoded by the coding sequence ATGGACTCAAGGTGTGTAAAAAACCTAAGTGCTTTTACTGATGCTGAATTGGCGATCTTAATTGCCGAAGGTGATGCGCTTGCTTACACTGAGATCTATAATAGGTATAGCGCTGTACTATGTGTTTTTGCGTATAAGCGTTTAGGCAATAGGGAAGAGGCAAGGGATCTGGTACATGAACTATTTCTTTGCCTGTGGCGAAAAAGAACAGAGATGAGCGTTACCGTAACTATGTCTACCTATTTATTTACTGCTATTCGTAACCGGATGTTAGATCTAATCTCCCACAAAAAAGTATCTTCAAAGTATGTAAATAGTTTTCAGAATTATTGCACAAACACGGAAAATCACTCTGCTGATCATTTGGTGAGACATAACCAGTTGCTGGCATTAATTGAAAAGGAGATTGCTGCGTTACCTCCAAAAATGCGTCAGGTTTTTGAATTCAGTCGGAAGTCGAGTTATAACCGTAAGGAAATAGCCGCCGAACTAGGACTTTCTGAACAAACCGTGAAAAGTCACTTACAGCATGCGCTGAAAATATTAAAATTAAAACTGGGCACTATCGTCTCTATTGTGATGTCTTTCCTCCATCTATTCTTTATTTGA
- a CDS encoding FecR family protein, with the protein MKNKNLEDILKRYKAGRATPEEQALLESWIMFGNMPAHDLSETELGADVMIAAKGLPVVKQGKIRKIWWTAAAAILLCFSASYLYEMTFHNNQSISEYANDIKPGGNDAALILADGRKISLNEAQDGEIASESGVSIKKTANGELIYTIGTNGNKNASNDEVFNTILVPTAGQYQIRLPDGTKVWLNSKSSLRFPVQFSAHERKVELVGEGYFEVMHQKSKPFKVKSGEQTVEVLGTHFNIMAYGNELSGKVTLLEGSVKVENKSNVKVLVPGQQAEYVSGQLSVSKVDVADAVAWKNGYFRFNESLRSIMTKISRWYDIEVVYEDAPDDALVFEGEISRARNISSVLKLMQSTGNVHFKVEGRRVTVSR; encoded by the coding sequence ATGAAGAATAAAAACCTGGAAGATATATTGAAAAGGTACAAAGCTGGTAGGGCAACACCCGAAGAACAAGCTTTATTAGAGAGCTGGATAATGTTTGGGAATATGCCTGCCCATGATCTATCTGAAACTGAATTGGGAGCGGATGTAATGATCGCTGCAAAAGGATTACCTGTTGTAAAACAAGGGAAAATCCGGAAAATCTGGTGGACTGCTGCGGCTGCTATTCTTCTTTGCTTTAGTGCATCTTATCTCTATGAGATGACCTTCCATAACAACCAGTCGATTTCGGAATATGCTAATGACATCAAACCTGGTGGAAATGATGCAGCGCTAATTCTGGCAGATGGTAGGAAAATAAGTCTGAATGAAGCTCAGGATGGAGAAATCGCCAGCGAATCAGGCGTAAGTATAAAAAAAACTGCGAATGGAGAGCTGATCTATACCATTGGAACCAATGGAAATAAGAACGCTTCAAATGATGAAGTTTTCAATACCATCCTGGTCCCGACCGCCGGACAGTATCAGATACGGTTGCCTGACGGCACTAAAGTATGGCTGAATTCAAAATCTAGCTTACGTTTTCCTGTGCAATTCAGTGCGCATGAAAGAAAAGTGGAGCTGGTAGGAGAAGGCTATTTTGAGGTGATGCACCAGAAGTCCAAACCTTTTAAGGTAAAGAGCGGGGAGCAAACTGTAGAGGTGTTGGGTACTCACTTCAATATCATGGCTTATGGAAATGAACTGTCAGGCAAAGTGACGTTGCTGGAGGGATCTGTAAAGGTTGAAAATAAAAGCAATGTTAAAGTTCTGGTTCCCGGACAGCAGGCGGAATATGTTTCAGGTCAGCTGAGTGTGTCTAAGGTAGATGTTGCTGATGCTGTGGCCTGGAAGAATGGATATTTCAGGTTTAATGAAAGTCTAAGGAGCATTATGACCAAAATCAGTCGCTGGTATGATATAGAAGTCGTCTATGAAGATGCACCGGACGATGCCTTGGTATTTGAGGGAGAGATATCCCGCGCAAGAAATATATCATCAGTACTTAAGCTGATGCAATCAACAGGAAATGTACACTTTAAAGTTGAAGGAAGGAGGGTGACCGTAAGCAGATAA
- a CDS encoding SusC/RagA family TonB-linked outer membrane protein, which produces MTVKEASIEEVLDKCFEGQDLVYKIVGQAVTVNKKEAGFLKKLISNVFTGIEITGKVSDSKGKPMPGVAVKVSGTNTSTRTNESGQFRISLPSESGMLVFSYIGFVNKSVPVNGNNTVNVTLEEETTALTEIIVVGYGQQQKRELVGAVSQLNFQETKDQPVGTLGQKLQGKFSGVEIVQSTGRPGQGMSFRIRGAASINAGNQPLFVVDGAPVTGDISNINPDEIESVSVLKDASSSSLYGARAAGGVILITTKKAKAGESKIEVNGVYGVASVPEKGRPQMMNGTEFATFMKGFFEDKIKYEGYTGGIPADYQDPTKYGEGTNWYNVLLRNAPTQNYSISIANATEKSSTAAVLGYFNQQGVVINTGYQRFSGRLNHVTKLGDKVRIGINIAPTLTIDHNTHESANTDGYRLGIMGAMLSSPIAKAINDDGSIPLTATSFNLFNSVNWYRKLSEYVDNYKNTRILSNAFAEVDLVKGLTFKTSANTDIGLLSNYKWEPSTARGNTYEPGDGRAEGAYNTSNYYSWLLENTLNYQLNYREHSFEMLAGYSAQKYNVETAQVNGNTFPDDKIPYLNAAINKNGTSGASDWSLISYIGKLNYSFKSRYFLQATIRRDGSSRFGADSKYGYFPSVGASWMVSDEDFMKSVPVLSYFKLRLSYGLVGNNAFGGNYPSIAGLNAGNDYSYVFGNKLSPGKVIAGLGNTLLSWEKTKQFDAGVDIGFLKDRITFSYDYYRKLTNGLLYQVDVPLSSGFSSINSNIGEFEFWGHEFSVTSKNLVGALKWNTNLNLTFNRNIVNKLGTNDLPLGSFSNPTGGFITQVGQQMGQFIGYIFDGVYMNQQEFNSQPKHITSTVGSVRMKDIGGPNGVPDGLIDFNDVTTIGNPNPKFIFGITNDFAYKNFDLSILLAGSVGGKILNYQRESTTNIDAVFNMDREMLNRWRSEENPGNGLVPRTLSGTTNLYRINNSSWVYNGSYLTAKNIALGYTFKINNSKYIKRLRAYTSVQQAFIITGYPGANPEVNGNGLNGLSQGIDYGAYPVPRTISFGLNVGL; this is translated from the coding sequence ATAACTGTCAAAGAAGCCTCAATTGAGGAAGTGCTCGACAAGTGTTTTGAAGGGCAGGATCTGGTCTATAAAATAGTAGGCCAGGCCGTTACCGTGAATAAAAAAGAAGCTGGATTCTTGAAAAAACTCATCAGCAATGTTTTTACAGGAATTGAAATCACTGGTAAGGTCTCCGATTCGAAAGGGAAACCGATGCCAGGAGTGGCAGTAAAAGTTTCTGGGACCAATACAAGTACCCGTACCAATGAAAGCGGCCAGTTCAGGATCAGCTTGCCCTCAGAATCGGGAATGCTTGTATTCTCTTATATCGGTTTTGTAAACAAATCTGTTCCTGTTAATGGCAACAATACAGTCAATGTAACACTAGAAGAGGAAACCACAGCACTGACTGAAATCATTGTGGTGGGTTATGGTCAGCAGCAAAAAAGAGAACTTGTAGGTGCCGTCTCACAGTTGAATTTTCAGGAAACTAAAGATCAGCCAGTAGGTACACTCGGACAAAAACTGCAGGGTAAATTTTCTGGTGTGGAGATTGTACAATCCACTGGGCGTCCGGGACAAGGGATGTCCTTTCGCATTCGTGGTGCAGCCTCTATAAATGCAGGAAATCAACCGCTTTTTGTGGTAGACGGAGCACCAGTAACGGGTGATATTTCCAATATCAATCCAGATGAGATCGAATCTGTTAGTGTGCTGAAAGATGCGTCTTCCAGTTCATTGTATGGTGCACGTGCTGCTGGAGGGGTCATCCTGATCACCACAAAAAAAGCAAAAGCAGGAGAGAGCAAAATTGAGGTAAATGGTGTGTATGGGGTAGCCAGTGTACCGGAAAAGGGCCGTCCGCAGATGATGAACGGAACTGAGTTTGCTACTTTTATGAAAGGCTTTTTTGAAGATAAAATTAAATACGAGGGCTATACCGGTGGCATCCCTGCAGACTACCAGGATCCGACTAAATATGGAGAAGGCACAAACTGGTACAATGTATTACTTCGCAATGCGCCCACGCAAAATTATAGCATCTCGATTGCCAATGCGACCGAAAAGTCTTCTACAGCAGCGGTTTTGGGTTACTTCAACCAACAGGGGGTAGTGATCAATACAGGATATCAGCGGTTTTCGGGTAGATTGAACCACGTCACAAAGTTGGGCGACAAGGTTCGAATAGGAATTAATATCGCGCCTACACTGACGATAGATCACAATACACATGAAAGTGCAAATACTGATGGATACCGTTTAGGAATTATGGGGGCGATGCTTTCCAGTCCAATCGCTAAAGCTATAAATGATGATGGCTCTATACCTTTAACGGCTACCTCGTTTAATTTATTCAACAGCGTAAATTGGTATAGAAAATTGTCGGAATATGTTGATAATTATAAAAATACCCGCATTCTTTCCAACGCTTTTGCAGAGGTAGATCTTGTAAAGGGGCTTACCTTTAAGACTTCGGCAAATACCGATATCGGTCTCCTCAGTAATTACAAATGGGAGCCATCCACGGCTAGAGGAAATACCTACGAGCCGGGAGATGGAAGGGCTGAAGGTGCTTACAATACCAGTAATTACTACTCCTGGTTACTGGAAAACACTTTGAACTATCAGTTGAATTATCGCGAACATAGCTTTGAAATGTTGGCCGGATATTCAGCTCAGAAGTACAATGTGGAAACTGCTCAAGTGAATGGAAACACTTTTCCGGATGATAAAATACCTTATCTGAACGCCGCTATCAATAAAAACGGAACTAGCGGTGCAAGCGATTGGTCGCTGATCTCTTATATCGGTAAGTTGAATTATAGCTTCAAAAGCAGGTACTTCCTCCAAGCTACGATCAGAAGAGACGGTTCCTCCAGATTTGGTGCAGATAGTAAGTATGGATATTTTCCATCAGTAGGAGCCAGCTGGATGGTAAGTGATGAGGACTTTATGAAGTCAGTACCAGTATTGAGTTATTTCAAGCTGAGGTTGAGTTATGGTCTTGTTGGAAATAACGCATTCGGCGGTAACTATCCTTCTATTGCTGGCTTAAATGCAGGTAACGATTATAGCTATGTGTTTGGCAATAAATTGTCTCCCGGCAAAGTCATTGCAGGCCTTGGCAATACATTGCTGTCATGGGAAAAAACGAAACAGTTTGACGCAGGAGTTGATATCGGTTTTTTAAAGGATCGGATTACTTTTTCTTATGATTATTATCGTAAGCTCACTAATGGTCTATTGTACCAGGTGGACGTGCCATTGTCGTCCGGATTCAGCTCGATCAATTCCAATATTGGAGAATTTGAATTCTGGGGACATGAGTTTAGTGTGACTTCAAAAAACTTAGTAGGAGCGCTAAAATGGAATACCAACCTTAACCTCACTTTTAATAGAAATATCGTCAACAAATTAGGAACCAATGACTTACCTCTGGGGTCTTTTTCCAATCCTACAGGCGGTTTTATCACCCAAGTTGGTCAGCAAATGGGACAGTTTATCGGTTATATCTTTGATGGGGTATATATGAACCAGCAAGAGTTTAACAGTCAGCCTAAACACATTACATCAACGGTGGGCTCGGTTCGTATGAAAGACATCGGTGGACCAAATGGTGTTCCGGATGGGCTGATCGATTTTAACGATGTCACCACAATTGGCAATCCCAACCCTAAATTCATTTTTGGGATCACTAATGATTTTGCTTATAAAAACTTTGACCTGAGTATTCTTCTTGCCGGTAGTGTGGGTGGTAAAATATTGAATTACCAGCGGGAGAGTACGACTAATATCGACGCTGTATTTAATATGGACAGGGAAATGCTGAACCGCTGGCGTTCTGAAGAGAACCCTGGAAATGGCTTAGTGCCGCGTACTTTATCTGGTACCACCAACCTATATCGGATCAACAACAGTAGCTGGGTATATAATGGTTCCTACCTCACGGCAAAAAATATTGCTTTAGGTTATACTTTCAAAATCAACAACAGCAAATACATCAAGAGGCTGAGGGCATATACCAGTGTTCAGCAGGCGTTCATCATTACCGGATATCCGGGAGCAAATCCTGAAGTTAATGGCAACGGCTTAAACGGCCTTAGTCAGGGGATTGATTATGGCGCTTATCCAGTACCAAGAACCATTTCGTTTGGCCTTAATGTGGGGCTATAG
- a CDS encoding RagB/SusD family nutrient uptake outer membrane protein: MKRKHIFTIGLLLIGLVSCKKGFLNLSPPDRDSTASFFKTESDFQQALSGAYDILRNSHGNASSSAWDMGEMRSDNTHFDLNEQNRGVGALQLEDVSKFTDDAVNGNTQSKWIANFSAISKVNSIIDRLPAANFENNLKTPILAEAKFLRALWYLDLVQYYGGVPLQLHEVTKESEASLPRSSVESIYAQIEADAVEAAETLSPVSGFPQSGRATAGAAKTLLAHAYLVQKKYAQAEKQLKEVTQMGYGLNMPYATAFSPANKNSKESIFEIQYLSTVGLGQESRFIYNWLPVAAGVNVMTGSLPNSPNSNGGYNVPSINLIHAYESNDQRLDASIAIVEGVLSGNTFTAESVKSIVGYTLPPGKTGRRVIKKFLHPHAVTGNTDENFPVYRYSDVLLMLAEALNEQNKSGEALPFLNQVRNRAGLLDATSTDQTTLRTVIAHERRIEFAFENKRWLDLVRTNQAVPVMNAYGVELKILLPNTNPNAFNVTPNRLIFPIPRIEMERNVALSGNQNPGY, translated from the coding sequence ATGAAAAGGAAACATATATTTACAATCGGTTTATTGCTTATCGGACTGGTCTCCTGTAAGAAAGGCTTTTTAAATTTATCGCCACCGGATAGAGATTCGACCGCCAGTTTTTTCAAAACAGAGTCTGATTTTCAGCAAGCTTTAAGCGGCGCATATGATATTTTGCGCAACTCCCACGGAAACGCCAGCAGTAGCGCCTGGGATATGGGTGAAATGCGCTCGGATAACACGCATTTTGATCTTAACGAGCAAAACAGAGGCGTTGGTGCCTTGCAGCTGGAAGATGTTTCAAAATTTACTGACGATGCGGTGAATGGCAATACGCAAAGCAAATGGATTGCTAACTTCAGCGCGATTTCAAAAGTAAATTCCATCATAGACCGCTTACCTGCAGCTAATTTTGAGAATAACCTTAAAACGCCGATCCTGGCAGAGGCTAAATTTCTAAGAGCCTTATGGTACCTGGACCTCGTTCAATATTATGGTGGCGTACCTTTGCAGTTACATGAGGTGACCAAGGAAAGTGAAGCGTCATTGCCAAGATCTTCTGTAGAAAGTATATATGCACAGATCGAAGCCGATGCAGTAGAGGCCGCAGAAACTTTATCACCTGTAAGTGGTTTTCCGCAATCTGGCAGGGCAACTGCAGGAGCTGCAAAAACGCTTTTAGCCCATGCTTACCTCGTACAGAAAAAGTATGCGCAGGCAGAAAAGCAACTGAAAGAGGTGACACAAATGGGCTATGGTTTAAACATGCCGTATGCCACTGCATTTTCACCAGCCAACAAGAACAGTAAGGAATCTATATTCGAAATACAATACCTGAGCACAGTGGGATTGGGTCAGGAAAGCAGGTTCATTTACAACTGGCTGCCAGTAGCTGCTGGGGTAAACGTTATGACTGGATCTCTTCCGAACAGTCCGAATTCAAACGGGGGGTATAATGTGCCTTCCATCAACTTAATCCATGCTTATGAAAGTAATGATCAGCGTTTAGATGCTTCGATCGCGATTGTGGAAGGCGTACTTTCTGGCAATACTTTTACCGCTGAAAGTGTAAAAAGCATTGTGGGGTATACCTTGCCTCCTGGGAAAACGGGCAGAAGAGTGATTAAAAAGTTTCTTCACCCGCATGCCGTTACGGGAAATACGGATGAAAATTTTCCGGTTTATCGTTATTCGGATGTTTTGCTGATGCTGGCAGAGGCCTTAAATGAACAGAATAAATCCGGTGAAGCTTTGCCTTTTCTAAACCAGGTGCGCAATAGAGCAGGGCTTTTGGATGCCACCTCAACAGATCAAACGACATTAAGGACCGTTATTGCTCATGAGCGCCGTATTGAATTCGCTTTCGAAAATAAAAGATGGCTAGATTTGGTCAGGACAAACCAGGCAGTTCCGGTAATGAATGCTTATGGGGTGGAATTGAAAATATTACTACCAAACACGAACCCGAATGCTTTTAATGTGACACCAAACCGGTTAATATTCCCAATTCCAAGAATTGAAATGGAACGGAATGTGGCACTTAGCGGAAATCAAAACCCCGGCTATTAA
- a CDS encoding family 78 glycoside hydrolase catalytic domain has product MILNLQRISIWLAMLLPFYVGAQSSVRIDRMRCEYLLNPEGIDERLPRLSWVLQANDPKAFGQRQRAYRIMVAESEKALTDGIAAAWDSGWINSDQTNQIQYRGKALESDRTYFWKVCVKDENQKISAWSKVAHWSTGLFNRQDWTAKWIGTGDLKDQKNQDAKNLPDPWFRKTFDLKKKPVRAMIFVASVGYHNLYVNGEKVGNGVLAPSVSDHSKRARYVAYDISAQLKSGSNTVALWLGTSWSLFSSYRTSDKPLAPIVIAQADIYDSNQPGAMPYLRIQTDKSWKTAPSPNSLIGRWETGQMGGELWEADKENKKWNLSEYEVSDWKQALEYQPRLMLTAQMVEPNRLARHLKPVSIETRADGVYRVDMGMNFAGWTKIKLSGEPGQRIDMLFSEREGQDMTFNIRNACILGKDGKGTFENRFNYSSGRWITIKGLKEKPKLSDIEGWVVTTAYESAATFSSSDSLQNWIYEKTRWNFENLSLGGYVVDCPQRERLGYGGDAHATSETGMFNYQLGAFYTSWMEDWRDVQGTKSMDELNYGGHADEGILPHTAPTYQGGGGPAWGGIVVVLPWLMYQQEGDERVLEKNFNLIKKWLAFLDSHTKDNLMQRFGGPWDFLGDWLWPNATAEGMNNDKPENICFNNAYRVYNLRTAAKIARVLKHEEDAKQWENQADAAAKAIQAKYFNPSDESYADGSMGNLAVALLAEIPPPPLREAVMKRLEKEILVNRKGHIHAGITGGALLFKLLRNEGRDDLIYSMTSQTSYPGWGYMKANGATSLWEMWEKDLAGHSMLHSSFLYPGAWYINGMSGIRKETESKGFKEFVVRPPLLKAAQLTWSKAGYESNVGTIKTEWRREKGQLFLKVVVPPNSSATIYFPAEDASKIKCSSSWAKAVGTKNGYSLFKVPAGAYTFSGKESI; this is encoded by the coding sequence ATGATACTGAATTTACAAAGAATTTCCATTTGGCTTGCGATGCTGTTGCCGTTTTATGTGGGCGCACAAAGCAGTGTTCGCATCGACCGTATGCGCTGTGAGTACCTGCTGAACCCAGAAGGGATAGATGAACGTTTGCCCAGGTTGAGCTGGGTATTACAAGCGAACGACCCGAAAGCTTTTGGGCAGCGGCAAAGGGCTTATCGGATTATGGTGGCCGAATCAGAAAAAGCCTTGACTGATGGTATTGCAGCAGCATGGGATTCGGGTTGGATCAATTCCGACCAAACCAACCAAATCCAATACCGCGGCAAGGCATTGGAATCTGACAGAACCTATTTTTGGAAAGTCTGTGTGAAGGATGAAAACCAGAAAATATCGGCATGGAGTAAAGTGGCGCATTGGAGCACAGGCTTGTTTAACCGACAGGATTGGACGGCAAAGTGGATTGGTACCGGAGATTTAAAGGATCAGAAAAATCAGGATGCTAAAAACTTGCCGGATCCCTGGTTCCGCAAAACATTTGACCTCAAAAAGAAGCCTGTAAGGGCTATGATATTTGTCGCCTCTGTGGGTTACCATAACTTATATGTAAATGGTGAAAAGGTAGGAAATGGTGTTTTGGCACCTTCAGTAAGTGATCACTCAAAACGGGCCAGGTATGTTGCCTATGACATCAGTGCGCAGCTAAAATCGGGAAGTAATACTGTAGCACTGTGGCTAGGCACATCCTGGTCTTTATTCTCCTCGTATAGGACCAGCGATAAGCCTTTGGCCCCAATCGTTATTGCCCAGGCTGATATTTATGATTCGAATCAGCCTGGAGCCATGCCTTACCTGCGCATCCAGACTGATAAAAGCTGGAAAACCGCCCCAAGTCCCAACTCTCTGATTGGAAGATGGGAAACCGGCCAGATGGGTGGCGAACTGTGGGAAGCCGATAAAGAAAATAAAAAATGGAATTTGTCTGAGTATGAGGTAAGTGACTGGAAACAGGCGCTGGAATATCAGCCAAGACTCATGCTGACCGCTCAAATGGTAGAACCTAATCGCCTGGCCAGACACCTCAAACCTGTGTCTATTGAAACACGTGCTGATGGCGTCTACCGGGTGGATATGGGAATGAACTTTGCCGGCTGGACAAAAATTAAACTAAGTGGTGAACCCGGACAGCGGATCGATATGCTGTTCTCTGAGCGGGAGGGTCAGGATATGACCTTCAACATCCGCAACGCCTGTATATTGGGAAAGGATGGTAAGGGGACGTTTGAAAACCGTTTCAACTACAGTTCCGGACGTTGGATTACCATAAAAGGTCTAAAGGAAAAACCAAAGCTTAGTGATATTGAAGGATGGGTAGTGACCACAGCGTATGAATCGGCCGCTACCTTTTCCAGTTCCGATTCTTTACAAAATTGGATATATGAGAAAACACGCTGGAATTTTGAGAACCTATCTTTAGGGGGCTATGTGGTAGACTGCCCACAAAGAGAACGGTTAGGATATGGTGGGGATGCCCATGCGACTTCCGAAACAGGAATGTTTAATTATCAACTGGGTGCATTTTATACCAGCTGGATGGAAGATTGGAGGGATGTACAGGGCACAAAGTCTATGGACGAATTGAACTATGGCGGTCATGCAGATGAGGGTATATTGCCGCACACTGCTCCAACCTATCAGGGAGGTGGTGGCCCAGCTTGGGGTGGTATAGTAGTGGTATTGCCTTGGTTAATGTATCAGCAGGAGGGAGATGAGCGGGTACTGGAGAAAAACTTTAACCTCATTAAGAAATGGTTGGCCTTCCTGGATAGTCATACCAAAGACAACCTGATGCAACGTTTCGGTGGCCCTTGGGATTTTCTCGGCGACTGGCTGTGGCCCAATGCAACTGCGGAAGGAATGAACAATGATAAGCCGGAGAACATTTGCTTTAACAATGCCTACAGAGTTTACAACCTGCGTACTGCAGCCAAAATTGCCAGGGTCTTAAAGCATGAGGAGGACGCCAAGCAATGGGAAAATCAGGCTGATGCCGCTGCGAAAGCAATTCAGGCGAAATATTTTAACCCCTCAGATGAGAGTTATGCCGATGGATCAATGGGAAACCTGGCCGTAGCTTTGCTGGCGGAAATTCCACCGCCGCCGCTCCGTGAAGCAGTTATGAAACGCCTGGAGAAAGAGATTTTGGTAAATAGAAAGGGCCATATTCATGCTGGAATTACCGGAGGGGCCTTACTCTTTAAACTGTTAAGGAATGAAGGACGGGATGATTTAATTTATTCCATGACCTCTCAAACCAGTTACCCGGGATGGGGCTATATGAAGGCTAATGGGGCAACTTCCCTCTGGGAAATGTGGGAGAAGGATTTAGCCGGACACTCCATGTTACACAGCTCATTTCTTTACCCTGGTGCCTGGTACATCAATGGAATGTCGGGAATCAGGAAAGAAACAGAAAGTAAAGGGTTTAAAGAATTTGTGGTTCGTCCGCCGTTATTGAAGGCCGCGCAGTTGACCTGGTCAAAAGCAGGTTATGAATCTAATGTGGGAACGATTAAGACGGAATGGAGGCGGGAAAAAGGACAACTGTTTTTAAAGGTTGTTGTTCCTCCCAATAGCAGCGCAACGATTTATTTCCCCGCTGAAGATGCTTCAAAAATCAAGTGTTCTTCCTCATGGGCTAAGGCTGTGGGAACCAAAAATGGATACTCGTTATTTAAAGTCCCAGCAGGAGCCTACACTTTTTCAGGTAAGGAGAGCATCTAA